Within the Eleginops maclovinus isolate JMC-PN-2008 ecotype Puerto Natales chromosome 13, JC_Emac_rtc_rv5, whole genome shotgun sequence genome, the region ACCAAGGACATTGGCTACTTGTCTTTTGTGGGAAAGGTACGGTATAAGGTATTGAataatgtgtctttaaaaacacacacacataactttcaaaacatttttgaatggtCAGCACtattcaaacataaaaaataaaatgagtgttCAAGTTTTTGAAAAAGTTTAAGTCTAAAATGAAGTATTTAGAATAACAAATCAAGTATGATTTGAACAGAAAGTGTAGCCTAAATATCAGGTTGTTgacattcttttttttgccatgtcGCCTGACCTTGGTGGACTTTGAGTTGAGCAAATGTGCTTTTTCTAGGAATAGTGCAAACACACTAAAAGTCACTTCCCGGgtgttcttttttcttcatcaggACCTTTTACCAGGCCACACCCTGCAATATGGCGAATGGTGTTTGGTGAGTGTTGTCGTAGCAACTTAAAATCAGCTGTTATCTAGAGAAAGTGATGAGTTAATATGCAAAACAACGCTATATTCATATAAAGCTCTTTAAGATCTTTAATGCATGCACTCTCTGAGAGGTCTGTGAGGCTTAGCTTTTTAAAGGTTGGTAGTCACATAAACCCTTCATAAGACAACAAAGCATCTGTTAACACAGGATTTTACAGCAATGTCAGGATACCTTCCAGGAAAaagattacattacattaagaTTACActtatttaaatgctttaattcTATAAAATAGCTTGGATCTGGGTTAGATATGTTTTGATCCTAactatctcctctcctctgtagGCCTCAGTGttctgtacttcctgtttcttgtcttcctcctcttcctcaactGGGACCAAGTAAAGTTACTGATGTACTGGCTGGACCCAAATCTGCGCTATGCCCAGCGGGAAGCAGATATTATGGTGAggatattttgaaaatgtcatcTTGATCAGACTCAGTTCACAGTAAATTCAATTCTTATGTTTAAAGATGTCAGGATCAATGGAAGGATTAAGTATGTATATTTCTTGTATATAGATGTACAGGAAATATTTACCAAGGCCTCGGCCTTTCACCCAGTTTATCAATCCCTCCCGTCGTTCAGGCATGCGACCTCAGGAGGCAACTCTCTCTCCTTGAGAATAGTTTTGTCTAGAATTAGATAAATACTTGGGATTTGTTGAGAGAGCTTAGAATTGGCTGGGCAGGAGCGGTACCTTTTCGTTGCTGCAGCAAATCTCTTTttcaattctccggccgtaacttcCAATAAACTTCCAAGCGCTTCTTATCGTTTAGTCACTTTTCCCTTACAGGAATATGCTGTGAACTGTACAGTGATAACATGGGAGCGGATCCTGACCCACTTCGACATCTTTGCATTGGGTCACTTTGCAGGCTGGGCCGTGAAGGCTGTGCTCATCCGCAGCTATGGCCTCTGTTGGACCATCAGCATCACCTGGGAGCTCACTGAGGTAAAATGCATGTTTAAGATGTGAACCAAAACAGAAATTTAGTTCACAAGGTCATTAAAATGTTCTGCGCATAACAAGCGCTGTCGCCTTGGCTGCTGCCAATTATTGAATGGGGAGCTTAGATTATAGAATTTAGACACCGGATTTATTCATCATAGAATCAACTAATGGATCCTGAGGACAACAATGTTCTAAAATCATCCAAATATCAGACTATAGAAGGCTTCAATGGGTTTATTAAATAAGATTAAGGTCCACAGTGCATTATGAACATTACAGTACTTGAATAGACTACAGAAGTTTAACAGTCGTATAGCCTGTGGGATAACactgtccctgagtctgttGGATGTTGTCCCTCTTTTAAAATCTCCTtcacaacatatatatatttttatgttcaCGCTGCTTTCAATTTTTTCTCCACAGTTGATATTTATGCACCTGCTGCCGAACTTTGCGGAATGCTGGTGGGATCAGGTCATTCTGGACATCCTGTTGTGTAATGGAGGAGGCATCTGGATTGGTATGACCGCCTGCCGATACCTGGAGATGAGAACCTACCACTGGGCCAGCATCAAGTCAGTTTGGCTGTTGTTCTTAGGCTTCGACTTTTATCTTTCCTTTAATCTGTCCTCAAAACACTTAAAGtgcctttttaaaagtatatGGTTTAATTAGTAGCTATAGcttttgttatgttgtttaCTTTTGATACAGCTACAAAATCGGAAGTCCCAAATTCTTAGATAGTTTGTGATTCTAAAGCTCTGTGTATTAAGTTTGATACAAGATTACATTTGTATGTATCTCAGTATCCTCTAAAGTCCACATATTTTGTTCAGGGAAATCCACACCACCACAGGAAAGATAAAGCGAGTGGTTCTCCAGTTCACACCAGCCAGTTGGACTTACGTGCGCTGGTTTGACCCAAAGTCCTCCTTTCAAAGACTGACTGGCATCTATATCTTTATGATCCTCTGGCAGGTACTGTGCTGTATTCCTTGATATTTGACTTCCTTTTTAGATTTTCTGCACTGTAGGAGCTGTATCTGTAGATTATCAATTCATTCAAAAAGCTCCCCATTTGTTAGTTATCCTGCTGCTCACTCATGGCAGCAAATGTACAAAGTATCCATAAGAAATCTCTTAATCGTGTCTGTCTTACTTCCTTTATCTTCACAGCTGACAGAGTTAAACATGTTCTTCCTGAAGCACATATTCGTCTTCCAGGCGTCTCACGCTTTTAGCTGGTGTCGCCTTATTGTCCTTGGAGCCATCACTGCACCCACTGTTCGGTATGTTCAGCCTTCAATTACACCAATGTACAACAAAAGTCTGGAAACAATGTTTAGGGTAGTATTTCATGCTggtgttacaaaataaagtgGCAGCTATTGGCAGATTTTtgtctgacatttaaaacaagtatttttgaGAAAACTCAAAATGCTTACTATGTTCTTGATAAGTGAAACTGTCTTATTTTCTTCAACCTTTTTCAGACAATATTATGCATACCTGACTGACACTGAGTGTAAAAGAGTTGGCACACAATGCTGGGTGTTTATGTAAGTATATTTTGTCTTATCACTTagaaacaagctgcattaaGTGTAACCCCCGTAAACACTTAAAAGGACAGGGTCCAACAGGGTGAAAGAAGGGCTTTTGCCGCAGAGCAAGTTCAAATACAATGGCTTTTTATTGGTAGCCTACTGAATTATAAAACCACAGTTTTGATATCAATTTGCTTTAACACGTAGGTAAATAAAACTGTCTATTTTCAGTTGCAGACTTGCAGGCAGTTCttccattatatttttaataggacttcataataataatagttttccTCTTTAATCTTTTTATTGTACCATACCATATTTTGGGTCAAGTTCTCTTGTATCTGCCTGCCTGTAAAATTGCAACTTTGTAGTTTTACAACTGATAGCAGTAGTCTCGTAAGTAGAGTGACAATGAACTTTGTCCAGTATACTGTGTCATATTTTCCTTTGATCTTGTCGACATATACCACCAAAATAAAGGGTCTATGCCCAGGCTGGATGGCCATCCCTGTTTTCACACTTTATTTCATGCACTGAATAATTCCTGAAAAGTGGGAACAGCTAAGTCAAATGTGTAGACTTCCACACTGAAACCATCGCTATGTTGGTCACATGCCCACAAGGCTTATTCAGGGCAGATGACAGACAAATGGTTAATGTTTAAGATAAGATACCTctattaatccctgtggggaaattttgatatgaaacacaaattgaaattaaaattctaaaacaatatatacagataagtaacggttttaaaacaaactgttagaacaGAGAATAGACAGGTTTTATATTCCTCTTTTTTACAGTGTACTTCTAGCAATCAATTTAAATTCATAACGTAGTGTAGTTATTGACCTCACCTGAGACTCAAAGCTGCATTTGCCCTCAATCGGCTCCAGTTTCCATAGCAACGAGACAGGCTCCCGCCGTCTGCATGACACACATAACATTGATCAAGGCTCTCTTGTTCAGCCTTTACAATTGAGTTGCATTTCCCACAGCAGCAGTATGGTGGGGGAATATTGTTATGGGTATGAACGGTGAGGGAGCAATAACAAAAAGCACATTGATCTGCCGCAAGGTTTATTCATCCGGACACTCCACTGCAATGTAATGGTGCTGCCATGAGAGGGGGCCATTGTTGAATACATACACTTTCAGAGTAACCATACCGTTTATCATATATTTCCCTTTAGTGCCATCTCTCTCCTGGAGGCGCTTGTTTGTGTGAAATTTGGTAACGACTTGTTTTCCAAGACACAAGTTCGCTATGTGTTCCTGTGGCTGCTGATTCTGGTAAGAAAAATAAGAgtgcatatatgtgtgtggaCTTCTGTCAGTCCAAACTAGATGCATCATGATTATACAACTATATTTCCAGTGCAAAGACTATAACTGAGATGCctttatgtacattttcatAAAGGGGAAACCAATCTTAATGATTTAgattttagatttagatttagatttattgtccccagggggaaattagttttcacagcactgtacacagtatacatacaaacaaacaacaaaccataacacacaaaatgtttaaCACATGATGTTTATTACACACCTTCATGGACAACTATTGAAAGTCGCTGAATTTCATGCCTTTCCTGTGTTTCTTGTTTCTGAGTACAGTTGTTTTGTAACAGTCAAGTGTGTCAAGAGATCTGACGCATGTTTTAAAGCTGACTTGGTTGCTTAACGCAGCTGCATATTTTCTGTTAAGGTTGCTGCTCATCAGTTTATCACAATGTTTGACCCCTTCAAACAGCCCAACGATGAAGCTATTTCCATTCCTGCTAGCTTGTTCACATGCAAATCAAGTGTggttatacagtggggcaaaaaagtatttagtcagccaccaattgtgcaagttctcccatttgaaaagatgagagatgcctgtaatttttatcataggtatacctcaactatgagagacaaaatgagaaaaaaaatcccgaAAATCACAtcgtaggatttttaatgaattaattggtaaattccttggtaaaataagtatttggtcacctacaaacaagcaagatttctggctctcacagacctgtaacttcttctttaagaggctcctctgtcctccactcgttacctgtattaatggcacctttttgaactcgttatcagtataaaagacacctgtccacaacctcaaacagtcatactccaaactccactatggccaagaccaaagagctgtcaaaggagaacagagacaaaattgtagacctgcaccaggctgggaaaactgaatctgcaataggtaagcagcttggtgtgaagaaatcaactgtgggagcaattattagaaaatggaagacatacaagaccactgctaatctccctcgatctggggctccacgcaagatctcaccccgtggggtcaaaatgatcacaagaacggtgagcaaaaatcccagaaccacacggggggacctagtgaatgacctgcagatagctgggaccaaagtaacagaggctaccatcagtaacacactacgccgccagggacttaaatcctgcagttccagacgtgtccccctgcttaagccagtacatgtccaggcccgtctgaagtttgctagagggcatttggatgatccagaagaggattgggagaatgtcatatggtcagatgaaaccaaaatagaactttttggtaaaaactcaactcgtcgtgtttggaggagaaaggatgcagagttgcttccaaagaacaccatacctactgtgaagcatgggggtggaaacatcatgctttggggctgtttttctgcaaagggaccaggacgactgatccgtgtaaaggaaagaatgaatggggccatgtatcgtgagattttgagtgaaaacctccttccatcagcaagggcactgaagatgaagcatggctgggtctttcagcatgacaatgatcccaaacacaccaccagggcaacgaaggagtggcttcgtaagaagcatttcaaggtcctggagtggcctagccagtctccagatctcaaccccatagaaaatctttggagggagttgaaagtctgtattgcccagcgacagccccaaaacatcactgctttagaggagatctgcatggaggaatgggccaaaataccagcaacagtgtgtgaaaaccttgtgaagacttacagaaaacgtttgacctctgtcattgccaacaaagggtatataacaaagtattgagatgaacttttgttattgaccaaatacttattttccacaatcatttgaaaattaattctttaaaaatcctacaatgtgatttcctggatttttttttctcattttgtctctcatagttgaggtatacctatgataaaaattacaggcctctctcatcttttcaaatgggagaacttgcacaattggtggctgactaaatacttttttgccccactgtatatatttctgatcatcattttatgttttctcaTGCCCCTGAGggtaaaaaacagaaagaaatgtttgacttttatgTTTTCTCTTGTACATTTCAGGCCCTCATCACACTTCTATGTCTATATGGGATGATGTGGTACGAGCAAAAGAAAATTAAGGTGAGATATttcgtttttttatttggagaTTAATTTACTTGTACTGTTTTGAGGGTAAATCTAGTAAAGCTGACTAATTGTAGTTTAAGTAAACTCCACAACAAACCCTTTTTAGTTCAGTCTGACTCCTGCTAAAATAAATTCTGTTATTACTATTTACACTTTGCTTGTCCTAGAGTCTGTTAATCGCTATGGTGTTTCTTTTTTGCTATATAGTTACTCTTTCATCCTTGTTTactaatctaatctaaatctCCTTTTGTTTACAGAGCATTTCTGTACAAAGTGAAGACCACGATGACAGCAGTGTTGACGAGTCTTGCGGTGTCATCCCAGTTGGTGTTGCAGGTTAGTCACATTAAAGGCATATTGGTGACAACTCTTCTTTAAACTCCATCCCAAATATAAAGCATACTTTGTCTGTTTTCCTTCATAGCTGAAAAGGATTCATTGAGTTTACAACCAACAAAACTGAGGGAAGCTTCTCTGAGGAACAGATTTGTGAATGAACATGGAGGAAAGGAACAATAAACAAGAGCACTTTTAATTCCTCTATGAAAGGGTGAAGGGTGGAACCAACAAGGGCAATAAAGTTTGcaaataaatgtactaaataCATGTTATAAAAAATGCTTCCTAGGGGTAGGAGCGCAGACTCTAAAACAAATTCACACCAACAAGCCTTTATACAATCGGGTCAAAGGTGCAACACCATTTAAAGCGGAGGCAGCATTTACATATCTTAATACTGAATGAAAAGCACGTAATTGGTCTTGCAATTATTTCAACCAGACTCAATCAAGCAGAGAACATGCACTGGATTTTGAATGAAgaaaactgccttttttttttttacctatacACTAGAAGGCTAGCCTCTTCCAACACACAACATGTTCTTCATAACATTACTAAACATTGTTTGGACACTTTGCCCTGTGGGAAATGTAATGTC harbors:
- the ptdss1b gene encoding phosphatidylserine synthase 1, with translation MPVAVAPKTHREDDVNYNLHFRMINEQQVDDICLDFFYKPHTITLLTVTVLSLMYFAFTRDDEHSDNNLRVGLLVVVSFFLVISILAFPNGPFTRPHPAIWRMVFGLSVLYFLFLVFLLFLNWDQVKLLMYWLDPNLRYAQREADIMEYAVNCTVITWERILTHFDIFALGHFAGWAVKAVLIRSYGLCWTISITWELTELIFMHLLPNFAECWWDQVILDILLCNGGGIWIGMTACRYLEMRTYHWASIKEIHTTTGKIKRVVLQFTPASWTYVRWFDPKSSFQRLTGIYIFMILWQLTELNMFFLKHIFVFQASHAFSWCRLIVLGAITAPTVRQYYAYLTDTECKRVGTQCWVFIAISLLEALVCVKFGNDLFSKTQVRYVFLWLLILALITLLCLYGMMWYEQKKIKSISVQSEDHDDSSVDESCGVIPVGVAAEKDSLSLQPTKLREASLRNRFVNEHGGKEQ